A stretch of the Mycolicibacterium celeriflavum genome encodes the following:
- a CDS encoding DUF6188 family protein — MYTQWIENCVVQRVSVRDGLVLDLDDYNEIVISCPLLLTLPAVDPYPAEAVRIDPLKIATDERPLLNLAGAVCTQAWSGDDGGLHLRFSRGHSIDVDPDSEETAWELYGKRHGYMACLPRGRVRVVRHDLPDSDDANILNNAAQPSAGSARQTH; from the coding sequence ATGTATACCCAATGGATCGAAAATTGTGTCGTGCAACGCGTCTCCGTGCGCGACGGCCTGGTCCTGGACCTGGACGACTACAACGAGATTGTCATCTCGTGCCCCTTGCTGCTGACACTGCCTGCGGTCGACCCGTATCCCGCAGAAGCGGTACGCATCGATCCACTCAAGATCGCGACTGACGAACGCCCGTTGTTGAACCTCGCCGGCGCGGTGTGCACTCAGGCCTGGTCCGGCGACGATGGAGGGCTACACCTGAGGTTCTCGCGTGGACACAGCATCGACGTCGACCCCGATTCCGAGGAAACGGCATGGGAGTTGTACGGCAAGCGCCACGGCTACATGGCATGCCTACCCCGGGGGCGGGTACGCGTGGTCCGCCACGACCTCCCCGACAGCGACGACGCCAACATCCTCAACAACGCCGCACAACCGTCGGCGGGGTCGGCGCGACAGACGCACTAA
- a CDS encoding TetR family transcriptional regulator codes for MTHALSRSHGKTRPLEANSAGGQTRTAVAPASRSSAQRREAILDAALLVATSGGYEAVQMRSVAERAGIAVGTLYRHFPAKTNLLVAALSREFRRLDSADDWASGDGTPLERLERLTTHLHDRWQRDPWLTSAMTRAFAVADTRAAAELDCAAAEIQTLLARTLRGGEPTPADLHIAAIISDVWLANLVAFCGHRASAADTRERIDLATRRVVTSRARPAETA; via the coding sequence ATGACGCACGCTCTTTCTCGCAGCCATGGCAAAACCCGACCGCTGGAAGCAAATTCGGCTGGCGGTCAGACGCGGACCGCTGTAGCGCCCGCCTCGCGTTCATCCGCCCAGCGCCGGGAAGCGATTCTGGACGCGGCCCTGCTCGTGGCCACGTCAGGTGGCTATGAGGCGGTTCAGATGCGGTCGGTTGCCGAGCGGGCCGGTATCGCCGTCGGCACGCTCTACCGCCACTTCCCGGCGAAGACCAACTTGTTGGTGGCGGCGCTATCGCGCGAGTTTCGCCGACTCGACTCGGCTGACGACTGGGCTAGCGGTGACGGCACGCCATTGGAACGGCTCGAACGTCTCACCACACACCTACATGACCGCTGGCAGCGCGATCCCTGGCTGACATCAGCCATGACACGAGCGTTCGCCGTTGCAGACACCCGGGCAGCCGCAGAACTAGACTGCGCCGCCGCCGAAATTCAGACCCTGCTGGCCCGCACGCTCAGGGGCGGCGAACCGACTCCCGCCGATTTACACATCGCCGCGATCATCTCCGACGTGTGGCTGGCCAACCTCGTGGCCTTTTGTGGCCACCGAGCGTCGGCCGCCGATACTCGCGAACGCATCGACCTGGCCACTCGGCGCGTGGTGACCAGCCGCGCACGACCCGCGGAAACCGCATAA
- a CDS encoding PaaI family thioesterase translates to MGCGPDNPHGLQLVVHRRGDAVYSHVIFDERHIGAPGLAHGGAVAAACDDVLGFTLWIAGTPAVTRSLTVEYLRPVPLHQPHRITAHIRSREGRALHVMATGTDSDGAIRFTAIAVFVAVSTDHFAAHGDVSAFGGLLEQFSRHGGLDDGRL, encoded by the coding sequence ATGGGTTGCGGCCCCGACAATCCCCACGGACTGCAGTTGGTGGTGCACCGCCGCGGCGACGCGGTGTACTCCCACGTGATTTTCGACGAGCGCCACATCGGGGCTCCTGGGCTGGCCCATGGCGGAGCAGTTGCGGCGGCGTGCGATGACGTCTTGGGCTTCACATTGTGGATCGCCGGCACACCAGCGGTGACTCGCAGCCTGACAGTGGAGTATCTGCGGCCGGTACCTCTGCATCAACCCCACAGGATCACCGCCCACATCCGGTCCCGCGAAGGACGGGCTCTGCACGTCATGGCAACGGGCACTGATTCCGATGGGGCCATCCGCTTCACCGCCATTGCCGTATTTGTCGCAGTCAGCACGGATCACTTCGCTGCGCACGGCGACGTCAGTGCTTTTGGCGGCCTTCTCGAGCAGTTCTCACGTCACGGCGGCCTCGACGACGGGCGATTATGA
- a CDS encoding TetR/AcrR family transcriptional regulator encodes MSDSQPAPVPDDDVDPRRIRSRNRLLDAAATLLSTGGVEAVTIDAVTKASKVARTTLYRHFQSSSHLLAATFERLLPQVTTPVPTSGPLRDQLIELLSRQAALFNDAPLHVTTLAWLSLGPTGPTNEADDRHTSGALRARVVDQYRQPFDAILSSPTAQAELENFDRELALCQLVGPLAFARMTGIRAITHDDCVNLVDGFLAAHCKSDDGETKRVKAASLHAGRPLA; translated from the coding sequence GTGAGCGACAGTCAGCCAGCGCCGGTCCCTGACGATGACGTGGACCCGCGGCGAATCCGGTCTCGAAATCGACTGCTGGATGCAGCCGCGACCCTTCTGAGCACTGGCGGCGTGGAAGCCGTCACGATCGATGCCGTCACCAAAGCGTCCAAAGTGGCCAGAACCACGCTTTACCGCCATTTCCAAAGTTCGTCGCACCTGCTCGCAGCCACGTTCGAACGCTTGCTTCCCCAGGTGACGACTCCGGTACCGACCAGCGGCCCTCTGCGTGACCAGTTGATCGAATTGCTAAGCCGCCAAGCCGCTCTTTTCAACGACGCGCCACTGCATGTCACGACGCTGGCATGGCTGTCCCTTGGTCCCACCGGCCCGACGAACGAAGCCGATGATCGACACACATCCGGCGCGTTGCGGGCCCGAGTCGTCGACCAGTACCGGCAACCGTTCGACGCCATACTCTCTAGCCCGACGGCGCAAGCCGAGTTGGAGAACTTCGACCGAGAACTGGCGCTGTGCCAACTGGTCGGCCCACTGGCGTTTGCCCGGATGACCGGCATTCGCGCCATCACTCACGACGACTGCGTGAACCTCGTCGATGGCTTTCTCGCCGCCCACTGCAAGAGCGACGATGGCGAGACCAAGCGCGTGAAGGCCGCCAGTCTGCATGCAGGGCGACCGCTCGCATAG
- a CDS encoding helix-turn-helix domain-containing protein encodes MSSSPGLRDVVAHFSGALDPCGWDQVRVEVFKSLDGQMNLPGSALWLTMPYTFIDTVLSDEQQVDETVDVLDAFERIRAELGLTQKEMFKATGINKRTFHSWAAKPPASRPRVASLGGLWELADAVDDLRSTLDQPMNRWLRADKKRASALLDGRFDDLVDLAVDRTPFPRREIGTSVYEGIAEHVETPIIRTGGPVVTENVEDGFAR; translated from the coding sequence ATGAGTTCATCGCCGGGGTTGCGGGATGTCGTCGCGCATTTCTCTGGAGCCCTCGACCCGTGCGGATGGGATCAGGTTCGCGTCGAAGTTTTCAAGAGTCTCGACGGGCAGATGAACCTTCCGGGCTCGGCGCTGTGGTTGACGATGCCGTATACATTCATCGATACGGTGCTGTCCGACGAGCAACAGGTCGACGAGACGGTCGACGTTCTTGATGCCTTCGAACGAATCCGAGCCGAACTGGGCCTAACGCAGAAGGAGATGTTCAAGGCCACCGGCATCAACAAGCGCACGTTCCACTCGTGGGCGGCAAAGCCCCCCGCCAGCCGGCCCCGTGTAGCCAGCTTGGGTGGACTGTGGGAGTTGGCGGACGCCGTCGACGACCTCCGCAGCACACTGGACCAGCCGATGAACAGGTGGCTGCGTGCCGACAAGAAGCGAGCCTCCGCACTACTCGACGGCCGGTTCGACGACCTCGTTGACCTGGCTGTGGATCGGACGCCGTTCCCTCGGCGAGAGATCGGCACTTCGGTATACGAGGGGATCGCCGAACACGTCGAGACACCGATCATTCGAACCGGTGGTCCGGTGGTGACCGAGAACGTCGAGGACGGATTCGCCCGGTGA
- a CDS encoding TIGR04255 family protein, giving the protein MTIDPHTLRPAEDVPLGGLPSADPTLLGNAPLEVAVIEIRYTARTDEITPEVAAAFRDDLVENTGVDFPSIQPTVQQQMRIDFGANGVAQVAAESSGWQIASADGAHVTLMPDILIMQVNRYERWRTSMKAPLTVLVESLGRLVKPSLVHRIGLRYVDRFHDSGFNSAEAWRGRIDDTLLGPVLNPVFGGSVRGAQQQVEIRLDDHHGALLRHGPVRDDSGKCVQYLLDTDVFRHSSFTFDVREVVISAERLNRTSLSLFQASVTDTYLKELREGSAK; this is encoded by the coding sequence ATGACCATCGATCCACACACACTTCGCCCAGCTGAGGACGTTCCATTGGGGGGGCTGCCCTCGGCCGATCCGACCCTGCTCGGAAACGCTCCCCTCGAAGTCGCAGTGATCGAGATCCGGTATACCGCCCGTACCGACGAGATCACACCGGAGGTCGCCGCTGCTTTCCGGGACGACCTTGTGGAGAACACGGGGGTGGACTTCCCGAGCATTCAACCCACCGTTCAACAGCAGATGAGGATCGACTTCGGGGCCAACGGCGTTGCCCAGGTGGCAGCGGAGTCCAGTGGGTGGCAAATTGCTTCCGCGGACGGAGCACACGTCACGCTCATGCCCGACATCCTGATCATGCAGGTCAACCGCTACGAGCGGTGGCGTACCAGCATGAAGGCTCCGCTAACCGTTCTGGTCGAATCTCTCGGACGGTTAGTCAAGCCATCGTTGGTGCACCGCATCGGTCTGCGGTACGTCGACCGCTTCCATGACAGTGGGTTCAACTCTGCAGAGGCTTGGCGTGGCCGGATCGACGACACCCTTCTGGGCCCTGTGCTTAACCCAGTGTTCGGCGGCAGTGTTCGAGGTGCTCAACAGCAGGTGGAGATCCGGCTTGATGATCATCACGGCGCGTTGCTGCGGCATGGACCAGTTCGCGATGATTCGGGCAAGTGCGTGCAGTATCTACTCGATACGGACGTGTTCCGCCACTCCTCATTCACGTTCGACGTGCGAGAGGTCGTCATCTCAGCGGAGCGGCTGAACCGCACTTCGTTGTCACTTTTTCAGGCGTCGGTTACCGATACCTACCTGAAAGAGCTTCGAGAAGGGAGCGCGAAATGA